A genome region from bacterium includes the following:
- the cbiQ gene encoding cobalt ECF transporter T component CbiQ: MGRIENHFYDIGLLDTLAAQDTAIHRIDPRAKLITTLVFIATVVSFGKYEISALLPFAFYPVYLLAAGNLPPGYIIKKIILVSPFAVMVGIFNPLLDQETLLSIGGLSVSGGWVSFTSILLRFTLTVGAAMTFVAVTGFNSACMALERLGTPRFFAIQLLFLYRYLFVLVEEAVRMVRARSLRVFEGKGMGLSAYSSLLGHLLLRTLDRAQRIHSAMWCRGFDGTIRIMKPLSMGRREFVFIFGWVALFVVFRFVNLPLLLEGLIVEFVG, encoded by the coding sequence ATGGGCAGAATAGAGAACCATTTCTACGACATCGGCCTGCTGGACACCCTGGCCGCCCAGGACACGGCGATCCACCGTATCGATCCCAGGGCCAAGCTGATCACAACCCTCGTGTTTATCGCCACCGTCGTTTCCTTCGGCAAGTATGAGATATCGGCTCTCCTTCCCTTTGCATTCTATCCGGTCTATCTCCTCGCGGCGGGAAACCTTCCCCCGGGCTATATCATCAAAAAGATAATCCTGGTCTCGCCCTTCGCTGTCATGGTGGGTATCTTCAACCCGCTGCTGGACCAGGAAACGCTCCTCAGCATAGGGGGCCTGTCCGTTTCGGGGGGGTGGGTCTCCTTCACCTCCATCCTCCTGAGGTTCACCCTCACGGTGGGTGCGGCCATGACCTTCGTGGCTGTTACCGGGTTTAATTCCGCCTGCATGGCGTTGGAAAGGCTTGGAACGCCCAGGTTCTTCGCCATCCAGCTTCTCTTCCTGTACCGATACCTTTTCGTCCTCGTGGAAGAGGCCGTGAGGATGGTCAGGGCGCGCTCCCTGCGTGTCTTTGAAGGAAAGGGGATGGGCCTTTCCGCCTACAGCTCCCTGCTCGGGCACCTCCTGCTGCGGACCCTCGACCGTGCCCAGAGGATCCACTCGGCCATGTGGTGCCGGGGGTTCGATGGGACGATCCGGATCATGAAGCCTCTGTCCATGGGCCGGAGGGAGTTCGTCTTCATCTTCGGATGGGTAGCCCTGTTCGTCGTGTTCAGGTTTGTCAACCTTCCCCTCCTCCTGGAGGGCCTCATCGTGGAGTTCGTGGGATGA